In Pseudomonas fakonensis, one DNA window encodes the following:
- a CDS encoding LysR substrate-binding domain-containing protein, translating into MIETRLLRQFVAVAEELHFHRAAERLHMAQPPLSQAIARLEQRLGFTLFVRHSRGVRLTPAGSHLLGTARTTLQHLELGVQQARRIAQGQAGELRIGSLALAGHPALLDGLKRFRKCWPAVQLSLQQASSAQLARLLLEERLELAVLRDVPELDERLHRHLWREEALLLALPSDHPQAAQASVALADCAEQPFVFTPRALGGRYHQHLLDLCRAAGFEPRIVQEAAQLQTVVGLVACGFGVALVPASAAQANAQPGVCFRPLHDVQAPLPLYLAWRAGDGCLARQQLLELLTG; encoded by the coding sequence GTGATCGAGACCCGCCTGCTGCGCCAGTTCGTGGCCGTGGCCGAAGAGCTGCACTTTCACCGCGCCGCCGAGCGCCTGCACATGGCCCAGCCGCCGCTGAGCCAAGCCATCGCCCGGCTGGAACAGCGCCTGGGTTTTACCCTGTTCGTGCGCCACTCCCGCGGCGTGCGCCTGACCCCGGCCGGCAGCCATCTGCTGGGCACTGCCCGCACCACCTTGCAACACCTGGAGTTGGGCGTGCAGCAAGCGCGGCGTATTGCCCAGGGCCAGGCCGGCGAGCTGCGCATCGGCAGCCTGGCCCTGGCGGGCCACCCGGCGCTGCTCGATGGTTTGAAGCGTTTTCGCAAGTGTTGGCCGGCGGTGCAGTTGAGCCTGCAACAGGCAAGCTCGGCACAGCTGGCGCGCCTGCTGCTCGAGGAGCGCCTGGAGCTGGCGGTGTTGCGCGACGTACCTGAATTGGACGAGCGCCTGCACCGCCACCTGTGGCGCGAAGAAGCGCTGTTGCTGGCCCTGCCAAGCGACCACCCGCAGGCCGCCCAGGCCAGCGTGGCCCTGGCCGACTGCGCCGAGCAACCCTTCGTGTTCACCCCAAGGGCGCTGGGCGGCCGCTATCACCAGCACCTGCTCGACCTGTGCCGCGCCGCGGGCTTTGAGCCGCGCATCGTGCAGGAGGCAGCGCAGTTGCAAACCGTGGTGGGCCTGGTGGCCTGTGGCTTTGGCGTGGCCCTGGTGCCGGCCTCGGCGGCCCAGGCCAATGCGCAACCGGGCGTGTGCTTTCGCCCGTTGCACGATGTGCAGGCGCCGCTGCCGCTGTACCTGGCCTGGCGTGCCGGCGACGGCTGCCTGGCCCGCCAGCAGTTGCTCGAGCTGCTTACAGGCTGA
- a CDS encoding amino acid ABC transporter permease codes for MLVTILGGIQWTVAVTVAALALGVLLGALLCAMRVSGNRLLDTLAAALILVLRAVPPIVWLFLIFFGIGTGLMEVSPFQAAVLGLGLITAANMAEIFRGALAAVHKGQWEAARALSMPARYRLLDVIAPQLLRVSLPSIGSYAIGLLKDTAIASTIGVPEIAFQATHVSQVSFQGLATFAFAGVLYIALSIPVAWASRWADQRMRLRVAR; via the coding sequence ATGCTCGTCACCATTCTGGGGGGCATCCAGTGGACGGTGGCGGTCACCGTCGCGGCGCTGGCGCTCGGTGTGCTGCTGGGGGCGCTGCTGTGCGCCATGCGGGTGTCCGGCAACCGCCTGCTCGACACCCTGGCGGCGGCGCTGATTCTGGTGCTGCGCGCGGTGCCGCCGATTGTCTGGCTGTTCTTGATCTTCTTCGGCATCGGCACTGGCCTTATGGAGGTCAGCCCGTTCCAGGCTGCGGTCCTCGGACTTGGCCTGATCACCGCGGCCAATATGGCGGAGATATTTCGTGGTGCCCTGGCGGCGGTGCACAAGGGCCAGTGGGAGGCGGCCCGGGCACTGAGCATGCCGGCGCGCTACCGGCTGCTGGATGTGATCGCGCCGCAGCTGCTGCGGGTATCGCTGCCGTCCATTGGCAGCTATGCCATCGGCCTGTTGAAAGACACCGCCATCGCCTCGACCATCGGCGTGCCGGAAATCGCCTTCCAGGCCACCCATGTGTCCCAGGTGAGCTTCCAGGGCCTGGCCACCTTCGCCTTCGCCGGTGTGCTGTACATCGCCCTGAGCATCCCGGTGGCCTGGGCCAGCCGCTGGGCCGACCAACGCATGCGCCTGAGGGTAGCCCGATGA
- a CDS encoding GlxA family transcriptional regulator yields the protein MRADYAFLAPLKPPPEAVTPIRFGIVATPDFTLLSLGCFVDCLRLAADERDFSRPIYCAWTLLSHDDAPIVSSCGFPVLPTARYGDPADYDYIVVHGGLLQGTRPFPAELYDYVRRAVAADVPVIGLCTGTFVLAELGLLDGRHCAVQFSMAAAMNQVHPKVITVNDVPVVSDGPFITCPGGLAAINLAMHLVAEHCGQSRADKTLHYVLSERGFDDMQARRQSPESGLRCLDARVVNAVGLMRQRMIETCTITELAAAVGTSERELSRLFKKHLRATPAGYWRQMRLKAAHWMVLNSSRSITQIAYECGFTDSSHMIHWFKREYDVTPARLREVHVQIGLL from the coding sequence ATGCGCGCCGACTACGCCTTTCTCGCCCCGCTCAAACCCCCGCCCGAGGCCGTCACGCCGATACGTTTCGGCATCGTCGCCACCCCGGATTTCACCCTGCTGTCGCTCGGCTGCTTCGTCGACTGCCTGCGCCTGGCGGCCGATGAGCGCGACTTCAGCCGGCCGATCTACTGCGCCTGGACGCTGCTGTCCCACGACGATGCGCCGATCGTCTCCAGCTGCGGGTTCCCGGTGCTGCCCACTGCGCGCTACGGCGACCCTGCCGACTACGACTACATCGTGGTGCACGGCGGCCTGCTGCAAGGCACCCGGCCCTTCCCCGCCGAGCTGTACGACTACGTGCGCCGGGCCGTGGCCGCCGATGTGCCGGTGATCGGCCTGTGCACCGGCACCTTCGTGCTGGCCGAGCTGGGCCTGCTGGACGGGCGCCACTGCGCGGTGCAGTTTTCCATGGCGGCGGCGATGAACCAGGTGCACCCGAAGGTGATCACCGTCAACGATGTACCGGTGGTCAGCGATGGCCCGTTCATCACCTGCCCCGGAGGCCTGGCGGCGATCAACCTGGCGATGCACCTGGTGGCCGAACACTGCGGCCAGTCACGGGCCGACAAGACCCTGCACTACGTCCTGTCGGAGCGTGGTTTCGACGACATGCAGGCGCGCCGGCAAAGCCCGGAAAGCGGCCTGCGCTGCCTGGATGCGCGGGTGGTGAACGCGGTGGGGCTGATGCGCCAGCGCATGATCGAAACCTGCACCATCACCGAGCTGGCTGCGGCGGTGGGCACCAGCGAGCGCGAGCTGAGCCGGCTGTTCAAGAAGCACCTGCGCGCCACCCCGGCTGGCTACTGGCGGCAGATGCGCCTGAAGGCGGCGCACTGGATGGTGCTCAACAGCAGCCGCTCGATCACCCAGATTGCCTATGAATGCGGCTTTACCGACAGCTCGCACATGATCCATTGGTTCAAGCGCGAGTACGACGTCACCCCGGCGCGGCTGCGCGAGGTGCATGTGCAGATCGGCTTGTTGTAG
- a CDS encoding substrate-binding periplasmic protein: MRIFSLASLAAACLLAGQAFAADSCTPSEQFKTIKPGALTVAVYNYPPFTTVAGPNDIGGVDTDVVREIAKRNCLTLVPVIVDPSAVIQNVLSKKVDLGIGDWFRTAARAKVLGMTTPLYIDQMAFYSRDGYSEVGQLNGKRVGAVSGFLYAGQVQASLDKPVVLYPNPVALAQDLAAGRLDVAVDSYSTGKYAQGKGAYDGIKIEVAKPDPRVPLSVEPAQIAFLYHIDKPDLGAALDKEIKQLHAEGRIAQILEANGLAASGAQTGEPRLIQ; the protein is encoded by the coding sequence ATGCGCATTTTCAGCCTCGCATCGCTAGCTGCTGCCTGCCTGTTGGCCGGCCAGGCCTTCGCCGCCGACAGCTGCACCCCGAGTGAGCAGTTCAAGACTATCAAGCCCGGCGCCCTGACCGTGGCGGTGTACAACTACCCGCCGTTCACCACCGTGGCCGGCCCTAACGACATCGGCGGCGTGGATACCGACGTGGTGCGCGAAATCGCCAAGCGCAACTGCCTGACCCTGGTGCCGGTGATCGTCGACCCCTCGGCGGTGATCCAGAACGTATTGAGCAAAAAGGTCGATTTAGGCATCGGCGACTGGTTCCGCACCGCCGCCCGGGCCAAGGTGCTGGGCATGACCACGCCGCTTTATATCGACCAGATGGCGTTTTATTCCCGCGATGGCTACAGCGAGGTCGGCCAGCTCAACGGCAAGCGGGTCGGGGCGGTGTCGGGCTTTTTGTATGCAGGCCAGGTGCAGGCCAGCCTGGACAAGCCGGTGGTGCTGTACCCCAACCCGGTCGCCCTGGCCCAGGACCTGGCCGCCGGGCGCCTGGATGTGGCGGTGGACAGCTACAGCACCGGCAAGTACGCCCAGGGCAAGGGCGCCTACGACGGTATCAAGATCGAAGTGGCCAAGCCCGACCCACGGGTACCGCTGTCGGTGGAGCCGGCGCAGATCGCCTTCCTGTACCACATCGACAAACCTGACCTGGGGGCTGCGCTGGATAAAGAGATCAAGCAGCTGCACGCCGAAGGCCGCATCGCGCAGATTCTCGAAGCCAACGGCCTGGCGGCCAGCGGTGCGCAGACCGGCGAGCCGCGGTTGATCCAATGA
- a CDS encoding anti-sigma factor family protein has product MTRLIPTEHELHAFVDERLEPARRAEVEAWLAANPHEAQRLEAWRNDARRLRTALAGFAEHPSDPALDLAPLRRRLRQRRQRQLATAAVLLLAVGVGGLGGWQAREATLAAIELPMADALQAHRLFADTTALDIQASDPARLQAWLGRHFNRVGRLPDLTGYGLQTVGARLLSNEAGPAALLVFEDAKGQRISLFLRSPGERFERMPSGQRTDGQLEARYWSHGDYNFALVSASDDVRGEPLRQALNLSL; this is encoded by the coding sequence ATGACACGCCTGATCCCCACCGAACACGAGCTGCACGCCTTCGTCGACGAGCGCCTGGAACCGGCGCGCCGGGCCGAGGTCGAGGCCTGGCTTGCCGCCAACCCGCATGAGGCGCAGCGCCTGGAAGCCTGGCGCAACGATGCCCGGCGCCTGCGCACCGCCCTGGCCGGCTTTGCCGAGCACCCCAGTGACCCCGCCCTGGACCTGGCCCCGCTGCGCCGCCGCCTGCGCCAGCGCCGGCAACGCCAGTTGGCCACGGCTGCGGTGCTGCTGCTGGCCGTGGGCGTCGGTGGCCTGGGTGGCTGGCAGGCGCGCGAGGCGACCCTGGCCGCCATCGAACTGCCCATGGCCGATGCGCTGCAGGCGCACCGCTTGTTCGCCGATACCACGGCGCTGGATATCCAGGCCAGCGACCCGGCCCGCCTGCAGGCCTGGCTGGGCCGACACTTCAACCGCGTCGGCCGCCTGCCCGACCTGACCGGCTACGGCCTGCAAACGGTGGGCGCGCGGCTGCTCAGCAACGAGGCGGGGCCGGCGGCCTTGCTGGTATTCGAGGACGCCAAGGGCCAGCGCATCAGCCTGTTCCTGCGCTCGCCCGGCGAGCGCTTCGAGCGTATGCCCAGCGGCCAGCGCACCGACGGCCAGCTGGAGGCGCGCTACTGGTCCCATGGCGACTACAACTTCGCCCTGGTCAGCGCCAGCGATGATGTGCGCGGCGAGCCGCTACGCCAGGCGCTGAACCTCAGCCTGTAA
- a CDS encoding ornithine cyclodeaminase family protein produces MKLVPAEQINAVLDWQGVLDAMHQVHLGPRPSIDDYFIGDSRYGLFSRGVILPGAGAGVKIASMYPANLAAQPPLPAEHAAFVVIDEHSKAISAICDGPAVTAWKTAGDSALAGRYLSRPDSEVLLVLGAGPVARALVEAYLHIHPGLRQVLLWNRTLAKLEPLAGQLQARGIEAVLVSDLDAAVARADIIASATAAAAPLIKGAFVRPGTHVDVVGGFRPDMREVDSELVGKARLFTDDRVGALNAGDLAVPLQEGVIGEGSIEADLFELCQAQGVRRAAGDITLYKNAGGAHQDLAVCLCALRRLAAGV; encoded by the coding sequence ATGAAGCTCGTACCCGCCGAACAGATCAACGCCGTCCTGGACTGGCAGGGCGTGCTCGATGCCATGCATCAGGTGCACCTCGGGCCACGGCCGAGTATCGATGACTACTTTATCGGCGACAGCCGCTACGGCCTGTTCAGCCGTGGTGTGATCCTGCCCGGCGCTGGCGCCGGGGTGAAAATCGCCTCCATGTACCCGGCCAACCTGGCTGCGCAGCCGCCGCTGCCGGCCGAGCACGCGGCTTTTGTGGTGATCGACGAACACAGCAAGGCCATCAGCGCCATCTGCGACGGCCCGGCGGTGACCGCCTGGAAAACCGCCGGTGATTCCGCCCTGGCGGGCCGTTACTTAAGCCGCCCCGACAGCGAGGTGCTGCTGGTGCTGGGGGCCGGGCCAGTGGCGCGCGCGTTGGTCGAGGCCTACCTGCACATTCACCCGGGGTTGCGCCAGGTGCTGCTGTGGAACCGCACCCTGGCCAAGCTTGAACCCCTGGCCGGGCAATTGCAGGCAAGGGGGATCGAAGCGGTGCTGGTGAGTGACCTGGATGCGGCGGTGGCGCGTGCCGACATCATTGCTTCTGCTACGGCCGCAGCGGCGCCGTTGATCAAGGGTGCGTTCGTTCGCCCTGGTACTCATGTGGATGTGGTGGGCGGCTTTCGCCCGGACATGCGCGAGGTGGACAGCGAACTGGTGGGCAAGGCGCGGCTGTTCACCGATGACCGGGTGGGCGCGCTGAATGCCGGCGACCTGGCGGTGCCGTTGCAAGAGGGCGTGATTGGCGAGGGCAGTATTGAGGCCGACCTGTTCGAGCTCTGCCAGGCGCAGGGCGTGCGGCGCGCGGCGGGCGACATCACCTTGTACAAGAATGCCGGCGGGGCGCATCAGGACCTAGCGGTGTGTTTGTGTGCGTTGCGGCGGCTTGCAGCGGGAGTCTGA
- a CDS encoding amino acid ABC transporter ATP-binding protein, with the protein MQTVLKSVTNTAHPDQLRQHALVDIQGLGKDYGDTTVLNDINLSVAKGEVIAIIGPSGSGKSTLLRCVNLLDPPTRGILRVADTTIDASQPITERQVLALRQPVGMVFQSFNLFPHLSVLRNVSLAQERVLGRSRKEADEVSRQLLDRVGLLNKADQYPSRCSGGQQQRIAIARALALEPSLMLFDEPTSALDPELGLEVLNVMQELAGQGMTMIVVTHEMHFAESVSDRVLIMADGRVIEEGKSAQVMRKPQTERAQRFLSAVMNR; encoded by the coding sequence ATGCAAACCGTCTTGAAAAGTGTGACCAATACCGCCCACCCCGACCAACTGCGCCAGCACGCGCTGGTGGACATCCAGGGCCTGGGCAAGGACTACGGCGACACCACCGTCCTCAACGACATCAACCTCAGCGTGGCCAAAGGCGAAGTCATCGCCATCATCGGCCCCAGCGGCTCGGGCAAGAGCACCTTGCTGCGTTGCGTCAACCTGCTCGACCCACCCACCCGCGGCATCCTGCGGGTCGCCGACACCACCATCGATGCCAGCCAGCCGATCACTGAGCGCCAGGTACTCGCCCTGCGCCAGCCGGTGGGCATGGTGTTCCAGTCGTTCAACCTGTTCCCGCACCTGTCGGTGCTGCGCAACGTGAGCCTTGCCCAGGAGCGGGTGCTGGGGCGCAGCCGCAAGGAGGCCGATGAAGTCTCGCGCCAGTTGCTTGACCGGGTCGGTTTGCTGAACAAGGCCGACCAGTACCCCTCGCGTTGCTCTGGCGGCCAGCAACAGCGCATCGCCATCGCCCGGGCGCTGGCCCTGGAACCCAGCCTGATGCTGTTCGACGAACCCACCTCGGCGCTGGACCCCGAGCTGGGCCTGGAAGTGCTCAACGTGATGCAGGAGCTGGCCGGGCAGGGCATGACCATGATCGTCGTCACCCACGAGATGCACTTTGCCGAAAGCGTGTCGGACCGGGTGCTGATCATGGCCGACGGCCGGGTCATCGAAGAGGGCAAGAGTGCCCAGGTGATGCGCAAGCCGCAGACCGAACGGGCGCAGCGCTTTCTCAGCGCGGTGATGAACCGATGA
- a CDS encoding sigma-70 family RNA polymerase sigma factor, translating to MHDLDDQHWRELLQRLRRFALWLCRDAASADDLVQATAERALSRLSQQRTQESLRAWLFTILYRLYLDGKRRERLHARWLNWFGRSQAEEPVGTDTESIVLAQADLQAFAKLSDEQRALLLLVSVEGLSYKEAAQALGIPIGTVMSRLSRARAALRELTDGNPAPATLRRLK from the coding sequence ATGCATGATCTGGACGACCAACACTGGCGCGAGCTGCTGCAGCGGCTGCGCCGTTTTGCCTTGTGGCTGTGCCGCGACGCCGCCAGCGCCGACGACCTGGTGCAGGCCACCGCCGAGCGCGCGCTGAGCCGCTTGAGCCAGCAGCGCACCCAGGAAAGCCTGCGCGCCTGGCTGTTCACCATTCTTTACCGGTTGTACCTGGACGGCAAACGCCGCGAGCGCCTGCACGCGCGCTGGCTGAACTGGTTTGGCCGCAGCCAGGCCGAGGAGCCGGTGGGCACCGATACCGAAAGCATCGTCCTGGCCCAGGCCGACCTGCAGGCCTTCGCCAAACTGTCGGACGAACAGCGCGCACTGCTGTTGCTGGTCAGCGTCGAGGGCCTGAGCTACAAGGAAGCCGCGCAGGCCCTGGGCATTCCCATCGGCACCGTGATGTCGCGACTGTCGCGCGCCCGCGCCGCCCTGCGTGAACTGACCGACGGCAACCCCGCGCCCGCCACCCTGCGGAGACTCAAATGA
- a CDS encoding 4-hydroxyproline epimerase, producing MARNVFFCIDSHACANPVRVVAGGGPLLPNVPMAEKRMLFLEKHDWVRKALMFEPRGHDAMSGSILYPSTRDDCDVGVLFIEVSGCLPMCGAGTVGTVTVAIEEGLVVPREEGRLALETPAGRVDIEYKRNGAFVEEVRLFNVNSYLHARDIQLEVPQLGTLTVDLSYGGNYYIIVEPQQNYAGLDGLKADDLVRMSHLVREAAQKVLHPVHPEDERIRGVKHVMWCDKPKAPGASARNAVFYGDKAIDRSPCGTGSSARVAQLVARGRLKVGETFVHESITGTTFNCRAEEVARVGEFDAVRPSVAGWARVIGYNTIVVDDRDPLAHGFQIA from the coding sequence ATGGCCCGCAACGTATTCTTCTGCATCGATTCCCACGCCTGCGCCAACCCGGTACGCGTCGTCGCCGGCGGCGGCCCGCTGTTGCCCAACGTACCCATGGCCGAAAAGCGCATGCTGTTTCTCGAAAAACACGACTGGGTGCGCAAGGCCCTGATGTTCGAGCCCCGTGGCCATGACGCCATGTCCGGCTCGATCTTGTATCCCTCCACCCGCGACGACTGTGACGTCGGCGTGCTGTTCATCGAGGTCAGCGGCTGCCTGCCGATGTGCGGCGCCGGCACCGTCGGCACGGTGACCGTGGCCATCGAGGAGGGCCTTGTAGTGCCCCGCGAAGAGGGCCGTCTGGCCCTGGAAACCCCGGCCGGCCGGGTGGACATCGAGTACAAGCGCAACGGTGCCTTCGTCGAGGAGGTGCGCCTGTTCAACGTCAACAGCTACCTGCATGCACGCGACATCCAGCTTGAGGTGCCGCAGCTCGGCACCCTGACCGTGGACCTGAGTTACGGCGGCAACTACTACATCATCGTCGAGCCGCAGCAGAACTACGCCGGCCTGGATGGCCTGAAGGCCGACGACCTGGTGCGCATGAGCCACCTGGTGCGCGAGGCGGCGCAGAAGGTGCTGCACCCGGTGCACCCGGAGGATGAGCGCATTCGCGGGGTCAAGCACGTGATGTGGTGCGACAAGCCCAAGGCCCCCGGCGCCTCGGCGCGCAACGCGGTGTTCTATGGCGACAAGGCCATTGATCGCTCGCCGTGCGGCACCGGCTCGTCGGCGCGGGTGGCGCAATTGGTAGCGCGCGGGCGGCTCAAGGTGGGCGAGACCTTTGTGCACGAGAGCATCACCGGCACCACCTTCAACTGCCGGGCCGAGGAGGTAGCCCGGGTGGGCGAGTTCGATGCGGTGCGGCCGAGTGTGGCGGGGTGGGCAAGGGTGATCGGGTACAACACCATCGTGGTCGATGACCGTGACCCGTTGGCCCATGGGTTCCAGATTGCGTGA
- a CDS encoding DMT family transporter, with product MSTTNPRLGIVLCLLSMLVFASQDGITKILVQHLPVAQLVMVRYWFFLVFALVFVHFNGGIRPAFGSAHPWLQLGRSLLGIFEIVVFGLALRYLGLAETHAIYAVFPLLTMALAAITLREALSLKQVLAGLIGFAGTLVILKPGLGVFSVASLIPLLAAGMFACFNVLTRKISSADSFGTNMLYMGLWGAVAATVIGLPQWVTPEPWELGLMLVLSTTGVIAQLLLLQALKYAEAVALQPFNYALLVFASVIGVVGFGERLELSLVAGALLVVLGGMFAFRR from the coding sequence ATGAGCACCACCAACCCGCGCCTGGGCATCGTCCTGTGCCTGCTGTCCATGCTGGTCTTCGCCAGCCAGGACGGCATCACCAAGATCCTCGTCCAGCACCTGCCCGTCGCCCAACTGGTGATGGTGCGCTACTGGTTCTTCCTGGTCTTTGCCCTGGTATTCGTGCACTTCAATGGCGGCATCCGCCCGGCGTTCGGCAGCGCCCACCCCTGGCTGCAGCTGGGCCGCTCGCTGCTGGGCATCTTCGAAATCGTCGTGTTCGGCCTGGCCCTGCGTTACCTGGGGCTGGCCGAAACCCACGCGATCTACGCGGTGTTCCCGCTGCTGACCATGGCCCTGGCAGCCATCACCCTGCGCGAGGCACTGAGCCTCAAGCAGGTACTGGCCGGGCTGATCGGCTTTGCCGGCACCCTGGTGATCCTCAAGCCCGGCCTTGGGGTGTTCAGCGTGGCGTCGTTGATACCGTTGCTGGCCGCTGGCATGTTCGCCTGTTTCAACGTGCTTACCCGCAAGATCAGCAGTGCCGACAGCTTCGGCACCAACATGCTGTACATGGGCCTGTGGGGCGCCGTGGCTGCCACCGTCATCGGCCTGCCTCAGTGGGTCACCCCCGAACCCTGGGAGCTGGGGCTGATGCTGGTGCTGTCGACCACCGGGGTCATCGCCCAGCTGCTGTTGTTGCAGGCGCTCAAGTACGCCGAGGCGGTGGCCTTGCAGCCGTTCAACTATGCGTTGCTGGTGTTCGCCTCGGTGATCGGCGTGGTGGGTTTTGGCGAGCGGCTGGAGCTGTCGCTGGTGGCGGGGGCGCTGCTGGTGGTGCTGGGCGGGATGTTCGCCTTCAGGCGCTGA
- a CDS encoding amino acid ABC transporter permease — MNQTLEFWRQILPQLLGGFSQSLQVTAVSLLLGVPLGLLLALGLRSRKLALRAPLLAMIEVGRGASVLVLLQFVYFGMPTAGFTFTSFVSVAIAFTWCTAAYTSEILRAGMEAVPQGQREAAQALRLNRLDTLRLVILPQGLPISIPALLGFAILMLQASSLAFVVALPELMSKAQLIGSNTFQYMPIFILVALLFAVICLPATVVVGHLERRLGRHL; from the coding sequence ATGAACCAGACCCTGGAGTTCTGGCGGCAGATCCTGCCGCAACTGCTCGGCGGCTTCAGCCAGTCGTTGCAGGTGACCGCCGTGTCGCTGCTGCTGGGCGTGCCGCTGGGGTTGCTGCTGGCCCTGGGCCTGCGCAGCCGCAAGCTGGCCCTGCGTGCGCCGCTGCTGGCAATGATCGAAGTGGGCCGTGGCGCCTCGGTGCTGGTGCTGCTGCAGTTCGTCTACTTCGGCATGCCCACCGCGGGGTTTACCTTCACCTCGTTCGTGTCGGTGGCCATCGCCTTTACCTGGTGCACCGCGGCCTATACCAGCGAGATCCTGCGTGCCGGCATGGAGGCGGTGCCCCAGGGCCAGCGTGAAGCGGCCCAGGCGCTGCGCCTGAACCGCCTTGACACCCTGCGCCTGGTGATCCTGCCGCAAGGCCTGCCGATCTCGATCCCGGCCTTGCTCGGCTTTGCCATTCTCATGCTCCAGGCCTCATCGCTGGCCTTTGTGGTGGCGCTGCCGGAGCTGATGAGCAAAGCCCAGCTGATTGGCTCGAACACCTTCCAGTACATGCCGATCTTCATCCTCGTCGCGCTGCTGTTCGCGGTGATCTGCCTGCCCGCCACCGTGGTGGTCGGCCACCTCGAACGGCGCCTTGGCCGCCACCTCTGA
- a CDS encoding SDR family NAD(P)-dependent oxidoreductase, translating to MTHTKTVLITGAARGLGLAAAQALAASGARLMLCDLGADSHGRGRDPQVVEAAAAQLRAQGHWVEGLCLDITDEQQCRELVEACVASFGGLDVLVHNAGWVDYQMVEQTSTAFIDRALAINVHAPMWLCKYAWAHLKRSPAPRIVLGTSDRAMYRCHARPGLAAYAAGKMAQLGLMNALAAEGAPHGILVNALSPVARTRMWGEQGEPDDLRPEWVAPGFVYLASDVCQASGHVLRASNGQFVGTRFEEGEDVEYPRNLRGMKARSAQELAALVPL from the coding sequence ATGACCCACACCAAGACTGTATTGATTACCGGAGCCGCCCGCGGCCTGGGCCTGGCCGCCGCGCAGGCGCTGGCCGCGAGCGGCGCCCGGCTGATGCTCTGCGACCTGGGGGCCGACAGCCACGGCCGTGGCCGCGACCCGCAGGTGGTGGAGGCGGCAGCCGCGCAGTTGCGCGCCCAAGGCCATTGGGTAGAAGGGCTGTGCCTCGACATTACCGACGAGCAGCAGTGTCGTGAGCTGGTCGAAGCCTGCGTGGCCAGCTTCGGCGGCCTGGATGTGCTGGTGCACAACGCCGGCTGGGTGGACTATCAGATGGTCGAGCAAACCAGCACCGCGTTCATCGACCGCGCCCTGGCCATCAACGTGCATGCGCCGATGTGGCTGTGCAAGTACGCCTGGGCGCACCTCAAACGCTCGCCGGCGCCGCGCATCGTGCTGGGTACCTCGGACCGGGCGATGTACCGCTGCCACGCGCGCCCGGGCCTGGCCGCCTATGCGGCGGGCAAGATGGCGCAACTGGGCCTGATGAACGCCCTGGCCGCCGAAGGCGCGCCCCACGGCATTCTGGTCAACGCCTTGTCACCGGTGGCGCGCACGCGCATGTGGGGCGAGCAGGGCGAACCGGACGACCTCAGGCCCGAGTGGGTGGCGCCGGGCTTCGTCTACCTGGCCAGCGACGTGTGCCAGGCCAGCGGCCATGTGCTGCGGGCCAGCAACGGGCAGTTCGTGGGCACCCGGTTCGAGGAGGGCGAGGACGTGGAGTACCCGCGCAACCTGCGCGGGATGAAGGCCCGCTCGGCGCAGGAGCTGGCGGCGTTGGTGCCTTTGTAG